The genomic stretch TGCAGACCTTCGCCATCAAGCGCGCCACCGAGACCTTCCTCGCGCTGCGCTCGCACTGGCTCTCCGCCGTCCCGGGCCGCAGCCCCGCGGACCTGAGCCTCATCGGCCACCAGGCGAACCTGCGCATGCTCGAGGCCGTGCAGCGGCGCACCGAGACCCCGGACGCGCGCCACTTCTTCAACGTGGACCGGCGCGGCAACTGCGGCGCCTCGGGCGCCCCCACCGTGCTCAGCGAGAACTGGGACAACCCCGCCCTGGGCGACTCCGTGGCGCTCGCCGTGGTGGGCAGCGGCCTCACCTGGGCCGGCGCCCTGCTCGAGCGCTGCCGCAACTAGGTTGCAAGAGCGGCCTGGCGCTAGGGGAACAGCACGATGCGCACGCCGACGTTGAGCCAGCCGTGCACCGCCTTGTCGGCGATGTGGGTCTTGCGACTCACGTCGCCGGGCGAATGCTCCGTCAGCGTGTCGTAGCGCCCCAGCGCGAGCTCCGCGTACGGCCCCACGCCGAAGCCCGTGGGCAGGCGGAAGTCCACGCCCCCCATCAGCCGCGCGAAGTCCCAGCCCACGGCGGTCGAGGTGGCGTCACCCCGCGCGGTGCTCACCGCGACCCCGCTGCCCTCCACCCCGGCGCCGTAGCCCAGCCAGGGGTTCACCTTCGCCGCGGGCGCGAGGTTGTACTGGGCGAGCACGCCGAGCCGGAACGAGTACCCCACGCACTCCACGTCCACCCCGGAGCAGGCGAGGTCGAAGCGGCGCCCTGCGCCCCCGAGGCCCAGCCCGGCGTAGCCGCCCAGGAAAAAGTGGCCGCCGATCTTCCCGCCCACGTCGAGCGTCAGGGGCACCTGCGCGTCGAAGCTGTCCGAGAGCGAGTCTCCGCCGGCGGCCGTCGCCTTTCCCAGCGGCGCCGCGATTCCCGTGCGCACCGCCATCTGGAAGCCGGAGTGTGCGGGCGGAGCGCGCCGGGGCGCGGGCGCGGGCTGCGGGGGCGGGCTGGCCACGGGCTTGGTCTGCGCGGCGGCAGCGGAGGCATGGAGCAGCAGGGCGAGGGTGCCGGCGAGCGCGAGGCGGAGCATGGAGTCCCCTGGGCAGTGGATACGGCCTTCGGAGCGCGTGTACCCACTTCCCGCCCCGCTCGCAATCGCCCTGCCCGGCGCAGGAGCACGCGTTCCAGTGCGTGCCCTCGCTGATGCAGCGGCAGGCAACTTCGCTCGCGAGTGCGCATGCTGCGTCTCCTCGTGCCTCGGTTCCTGCACGAAGCGCTGGCTTGCCGGTGGGGGCGTCAGGGCTGGAGGGGTGACGAGGCGCTGCGGCCCTTTGCGGTGGGGCGTTGCCGGTCCGCGAGGCTCAGGGGTGACGCGCCGGCGCTCGGCTCATGGCGCCGCTTCACTCTGTGTGCGTGCCCCCTCTGGAGCGGACGGCTGGCTCGCGCAAAAACGTAAAATAGGATTTTACCTTTTTGCATCACGCGCCGGTCCGCGCCCGGGAGGGGCGTCTCCTTTCGAGACAGCCGTCCCACGCGCCGTGGACGGCTTCACCCATCTGGAGAAGCCCCGTTCCCTACCCAGCCCCTCCTTCTCGAGGCCGTGCCCCTCGCGCCACTCTCGCGCGTCCCGCGAGTCCCATCGGCGCCCCAGGCCACGGCGCAGCACCGCCGAGCCATGCCTGAGGTGGACTGACGCACGCATGCGCGGAGGGGGCTCAGCCCCGCTTGGGCTGAATCTTCGACTCCTCCTCCAGCGCCTCCTGGATGCGCGCGCGGCGCTCCTGGTCCTTCGGCGCCGTCGCGCTGCCGGTGATGCAGGCCACCGCCTCCGCGAGGCGCAGGAAGCCGCCGAGCTCCTTGCGCAGGCGCTCGGCGAGCGCCGGCTCCTTCAGGTCCCCGCCCTCCGTGAAGGCGGCGCTCGCCTCGGCCAGCGCGAACATGTCCGGGAACACCAGCGAGCCGCAGCCCTCGAGCGGAATGCGCGTCTGCCACAGCCCGCGGATGCCGCCGATGCGGCCCGGAGAGGCGGCCAGCAGGTAGACGCTGCGGCCGCGCCAGGGCATGGGGCGCGCGCGCGACACCCAGTCGATCGCGTTCTTGAGCAGCCCCGAGATGGAGTAGTTGTACTCGGGGCTCGCGATGAGCAGCGCGTCGGCGGCCTCGATGCGCCGCTTGAGCAGCAGCGCCCCCGCGGGCAGGCCGTGCGCCTCGTTGAGGTCGCCGTCGTACAGCGGCATGTCGAACTCGCGGAAGCGGGCGAGGTCCACCTCCGCGCCCGCCTCGCGCGCGATGCGCGCCGCGAGCTCCACGAGCCGGTGGTTGAGCGAGGCCTGCCGCAGCGAGGCGGCGAACGCGAGCACCCTCATGGCGGTGCGCTCCTTTCGTCAGAGCAGGATGTCCACGCCGAGCGACAGCGTCGTGCCGGTCTGCCCGCCGGTGTAGAAGCCGAAGCTCGAGCCGGTGGGGCTCTTCTCCACGTGGATGACGTGCAGGTTGAGGCGCACGCTGCGCGCGTCGAAGGGGAAGTAGCTCAGGCCTCCGAGCACCTCCCAGGGGTGGCGCTGGAAGTCGTCGAACACGTACGAGGCCGAGCCGTAGAGGCCGAGCTTCTTCGGCAGCAGCATGTGCATCGCCTGCACGGTGAAGCCGTGGTCGAAGATCTCGTCGATCGGCAGCGGCCCCGTGGCGACGAAGTCGTTGAGCCAGCGGAAGAAGTACTCCGCCTGCAGCGTGAAGCCCCGGTACTTCATCGCGGCGTCGATGGCCCAGTCCTGGTACGTCCCCTTCTGCACCGTGACGCCGTCCGCGAGCGCGCCCTCCTCGAAGAGCAGGAGCCCGTCCGAGATGCGGATCTGGGTCGCGTTGGGGGCGAGCCCCAGCTGGCTCGCGCGGTCCTCGCGCGCGTGGCCCGCGGACATGCCGAAGCGGGTGGCGAGCCTCGGGTGCTCCTCGAAGTCCGCCATGCCGCCGCGCTGCCCGAACTCCCCCGTGGTGGGCATCCACCAGAAGGTGCCGCTGAAGGCCAGGTCGCGCGTGTCGTTGCTCGCGGTGATGCCGAGCTGGCTCAGGTTGGTGTTGACGGACACCGTGTAAAAGAAGCGCGGCAGGAGCTCGCCCTTGAGCCACGCGCCCGAGGAGAAGCCGCCGCGGAAGAACTCCTCGCCCATCACCCGGTCGCTCGAGAGCCAGAAGGGGTGCGAGCCGGACATGGAGCGCGCAGTGAGGTTCGGCCCGATGCCCACCCCCAGCGTGAGCGCCCGGTTGAACCTGTACTGCATGTTGCCGAAGAGCAGCGTCTGCTGCGTGCTGGGCAGGGACCACAGCGTGACCACGTAGATGAAGCGCGGGTTGAGCGCGAAGCCCGAGAACCACACCATGGTGCGGTGCCAGTTGAGGTCGTTGCGCGTCTTGATGACCCGCTCGCGCCCCAGGTGGTCCGTG from Aggregicoccus sp. 17bor-14 encodes the following:
- a CDS encoding NADPH-dependent FMN reductase, with translation MRVLAFAASLRQASLNHRLVELAARIAREAGAEVDLARFREFDMPLYDGDLNEAHGLPAGALLLKRRIEAADALLIASPEYNYSISGLLKNAIDWVSRARPMPWRGRSVYLLAASPGRIGGIRGLWQTRIPLEGCGSLVFPDMFALAEASAAFTEGGDLKEPALAERLRKELGGFLRLAEAVACITGSATAPKDQERRARIQEALEEESKIQPKRG